The DNA segment TCGGTGACTTCGACAGCTTCCTCAGAATCTGCGCACTGGGCGGATGGGATTCACACGTGATCGTAGTTGCCTTCAAAGGGTTGGCACCAAAGCAGATATTCCATTGGGAGAAGAAATGGCAGGATGACAAGGTTCGGGTCGTGATGTCCCAAAAATTCCTTCCTCCTAAGGACAGCGATCAATTCCGGAAAGAGTTCGATGTCGATGCCATCCTGGGATATTATAAGGCCAACCGAAAAATCATCCTCCCCTCAGGAGGGGAAGACAGCATCGCAACCTTGGTGGAACGAATCGATGAAAACGGCAAATACTCCGGCGTCTTTTACGGAGCGATTTACGAACGCCAGCTTTCCGATCATAATTCCAAGATTATCAAAATCATCGAAGGCGCGATGAAATAGCCATCGGGCCAAGGGCAATACGCTCATTGCCTGCGTCCATCTTCCCGGCATTTCATCTCCGCCATGCTTCCCGACCCCGCAGCCACCGCAGAGGTTTCCCCGGAATCCGTCGCCGCCTGGATCAACCTGCCGGAAGGCGAACGGCCACGCCTGATTGACTGCCGCGAGGCGGAGGAACTGGCGATCTGCCAGATCCCGGGCAATGAGTGGGTGCCGCTCGGTGAGTTTCCCGAGCGGGTGGGCGCACTGACGGATGATCCGGCGCGCGGCGTGGTGGTCTATTGCCACCACGGCATGAGGTCCCTGCGGGCCGCGCTTTTCCTGCGCTCCCGGGGATTCTCCAACGCCTTTTCCATGCACGGCGGGATCGAGCTGTGGAGTCTGGCGGTGGATCCGGAAGTTCCCCGCTATTGAGCAAACGCATTTCCCTGTTAGGCTGCGGGATGCCAGATGCCGTGGAAGCCAACCCGCCACTCCGTTACAAGGTCCTGATTCTCGGCGGCGGCTTCGCCGGAGCTTACTGCGCGAAGGCACTGGGAAAACTCCTCGGTCCGAAGGCGGTCGATGAGGTGGCGCTGGTCGCGGAACGGAACGCGATGGTGTTCCACCCGATGCTGGCGGAAGTCGCTGGTTCCGCGCTGGCCCCGCAGGATGTGGTCCACCCGCTCCGGCAGTTCTGCCGCAACGTGGACGTCCTCCAGGCAAAGGTGCAGCACATCGACTGGCAGGGGAAGAAAGTCATCGTCGATGGCGGCCGCTTCACCCGCAACCAGACCATCCATTTCGAGCATCTGGTCGTCACCCTGGGCAGCATCACCGACCTGAGCCGGGTGCCAGGCATGACCGAGCACGGGATGCCGATGAAGTCCGTGACCGACGCCCTCCGCATTCGTTCCGCCATCATCAATCGGCTGGAGGAAGCGAACCTTGCCAGTGATGAGGAGGTGCGGAAACGCCTCCTCACTTTCACCATCGTCGGTGGCGGCTACACCGGTGTGGAAACCGCCGGCCAGATCCTCGACCTGGTGAAAGGAGCGAAGGAATTCTACGCCAACCTCAACAACACGCCCGCACGGGTGGTCCTCATCCACAGCCGCGCGCATCTGCTCGAGGAGATCGGCCCGGAACTGGGCGACCACGCCCAGCGCGTGCTCGAAAGGCGGGGCATGGAGATCATTCTCAACTCCCGCGTCAATGAGGCGACCTCAGGCAGGATCACCTACAACCAGACGAACTCCATCGGAACGCACACCATCATCTCCAGCATCGGTAACGCGCCGAACCCCGCCGTCATGGATCTCTGCCGGCAGCTCGGCATCGAACCGGAGAAGGGCCGGATCCCCACCCTACCCACCATGCAGGTCGCCGGGCATCCCACCCTGTGGGCGGCGGGCGACTGCGCCGCCGTACCGTGGGACGACGAGGGGGAGATGAAGACCTCCCCGCCCACCGCCCAGTTCGCCCTCCGCCAAGGCACCCGCATCGGCCGCAACATCGCCGCCG comes from the Luteolibacter sp. SL250 genome and includes:
- a CDS encoding rhodanese-like domain-containing protein encodes the protein MLPDPAATAEVSPESVAAWINLPEGERPRLIDCREAEELAICQIPGNEWVPLGEFPERVGALTDDPARGVVVYCHHGMRSLRAALFLRSRGFSNAFSMHGGIELWSLAVDPEVPRY
- a CDS encoding FAD-dependent oxidoreductase — encoded protein: MPDAVEANPPLRYKVLILGGGFAGAYCAKALGKLLGPKAVDEVALVAERNAMVFHPMLAEVAGSALAPQDVVHPLRQFCRNVDVLQAKVQHIDWQGKKVIVDGGRFTRNQTIHFEHLVVTLGSITDLSRVPGMTEHGMPMKSVTDALRIRSAIINRLEEANLASDEEVRKRLLTFTIVGGGYTGVETAGQILDLVKGAKEFYANLNNTPARVVLIHSRAHLLEEIGPELGDHAQRVLERRGMEIILNSRVNEATSGRITYNQTNSIGTHTIISSIGNAPNPAVMDLCRQLGIEPEKGRIPTLPTMQVAGHPTLWAAGDCAAVPWDDEGEMKTSPPTAQFALRQGTRIGRNIAAVLKGEKAAPFTYRYMGQLATVGTREAVAEVMGYRFSGFIAWWMWRTIYLAKLPGTARKLRVIFDWTFELLFPRDLALPVAATPDPMPSVHFEAGETFIEKGDVCRAYLMVRSGLITATAPGEEDRHYGPGSIIDQAETENGLWKRNLTAVESSDAIIFRGRMLELLKGGVRLVPGAAR